A genome region from Carya illinoinensis cultivar Pawnee chromosome 2, C.illinoinensisPawnee_v1, whole genome shotgun sequence includes the following:
- the LOC122300500 gene encoding mediator of RNA polymerase II transcription subunit 33A-like → MADSPERSVWDSVIVLTREAQERGSDPFLWAMQLSSYLNSAEASVSLPSVELSDVLVSYICWDNNVPIMWKFLDKALVLNIVPPMLVLALLSIRVIPSRRVQPAAYGLFMELLKRHAFTSLKSQLHAMNYQRIMQSIDTVLRLSQIFGLQRSEAGTIMVEFIFSIMWQLLDASLDDEGLLELTSEKKFRWEDTPQDMEVGAYDDSNDEKQTEHLERMQKFNTVMAIELIGQFLKNKVTSEILYLARQNMSAHWESFTQRLLLLGANSSALRNMKVITPEELLKLTSNTQMVSLDCKLKSRRKFHDTLAMGPLASSVGLCNEACRSSLWLPLDLFLEDAVETTEVIGRSAIETITGLVKVSRATNYTTWHDTFLGLWIAALRVVQRDRDPIESPRPRLDSRLCLLLSITTLVVADLIEEDESALCDETQYGSSNQCKEKRVPGKCRHGLVSCLQMLGDFQGLLIPPQSTVYAANQAAAKGMLFISGVDVGNANSECVLMKDMPTNCSGNMRHLIVEACIARNLLDTSAYFWPGYVNGNISEKPHGLSSKVPGWTSFMQGASLTQVMISALVSSPASRLEELEKIFEIAVNGSNDEKISVAMILCGASLTWGWNIQEHAAAFIIKLLTPPAPADYSGSDSHLIGYAPLLNVLIVGISSFDRLQIFSQHGLVPQLACSLMTICEVFGSCVPNVVWPAVKGKRITAHDVFSNAFVLFLRLWRFNRPPIEHRVGNTYPVQSPLTPDYLLLVRNSHLGSPENVHWVQSKRRLSAVANSASADPIFLKSFPKLEVWFLQHFACIVSTLSELVQGTSVHQIVDKLLKIMFSNTYEGSQSRNSVTSESSGFSGPKNEDTFPRLNDPAWDILEAIPFVAEASLKACAHGKISPRELATGIRILCDCLPASLASITSYLSAEVTRGVWKSVSMNGTDWPSPDANLSNFVEETKKIVAFAGLDVPSVISDGSSTPTLPLPLAALVSLSLTYKVGDHYLLLVGPALESVSSGCPWPCMPIVASLWTQKAKRWHDFFVIRASRTVILQNPNYVVKLLESCFTATVHLNASPVSSEGGVGVLLGHGIQPQFCGWSPWIIFLLVCREIRETILITEKIVSLLMHSVKIIACSGLPRERLEKLKTTKNTMRSGQVSLAAALTRVKLVASVGASLSWLCGGIGLIQSLFREVLPSWFVSAHSSGLEGRSEGMIEMLRGSALAHLAFTCGAFAWGIDSTSMAPNWRRRILGSHMEFIARALDGKISLGCDGATWRAYVLQFLSLMMDSAPTWVLEADVDVLKRLSRGLMQWNEGELALALLGIGGFATMGAVAELIIEKEC, encoded by the exons GATTATGCAATCAATAGATACTGTTCTTCGGCTTTCACAGATATTTGGTCTACAAAGAAGCGAAGCTGGAACTATTATGGTGGAATTTATCTTTTCTATCATGTGGCAGTTGCTTGATGCATCATTAGATGATGAAGGGTTGCTAGAACTTACCTCAGAAAAGAAGTTTAGATGGGAAGATACTCCTCAAGACATGGAAGTAGGTGCTTATGACGATAGCAATGATGAGAAGCAGACTGAACATCTTGAGAGAATGCAGAAATTTAATACTGTGATGGCTATTGAGCTAATTGGGCAATTTCTGAAAAACAAAGTAACTTCCGAGATTCTTTACTTGGCACGCCAAAATAT GTCTGCACATTGGGAAAGTTTTACCCAGCGGTTACTGCTGCTTGGTGCAAACTCATCCGCATTGAGGAATATGAAAGTTATAACTCCTGAGGAACTTCTGAAGTTGACTTCAAATACTCAAATGGTCTCTCTAGATTGCAAATTAAAGTCAAGACGAAAGTTCCATGACACCCTGGCTATGGGACCTCTGGCTTCTTCTGTTGGTCTGTGCAATGAGGCCTGTCGCTCTTCCCTGTGGCTTCCTCTTGATCTTTTTCTAGAAGATGCTGTGGAAACAACAGAGGTCATTGGCAGAAGTGCGATTGAAACTATCACTG GTCTCGTCAAGGTCTCTCGAGCCACAAATTACACCACCTGGCACGACACCTTTTTGGGCCTGTGGATTGCAGCCCTTCGTGTTGTTCAAAGG GACAGGGATCCCATTGAGTCCCCGAGGCCTCGTCTAGATTCTCGTTTATGCTTGTTACTGTCTATTACAACTCTAGTGGTTGCCGATCTTATCGAGGAAGATGAAAGTGCACTTTGTGATGAAACACAATATGGCTCCTCTAATCAATGTAAAGAGAAACGAGTTCCAGGAAAGTGTCGCCATGGTTTGGTCTCCTGCTTACAAATGCTGGGTGATTTCCAGGGCTTGCTGATTCCACCTCAGTCCACTGTTTATGCTGCAAATCAGGCTGCTGCAAAAGGGATGTTATTTATTTCAGGTGTCGATGTTGGAAATGCAAACTCAGAATGCGTCCTTATGAAAGATATGCCTACTAATTGTT CTGGAAACATGCGCCATCTAATAGTTGAAGCTTGTATAGCTAGAAATCTACTGGACACATCAGCATATTTCTGGCCCGGATACGTGAATGGAAACATCAGTGAAAAGCCTCATGGTTTGTCTTCTAAAGTGCCGGGTTGGACATCATTCATGCAGGGGGCATCACTTACTCAAGTAATGATAAGTGCATTGGTTTCAAGTCCTGCTTCAAG ATTAGAGGAGCTcgaaaaaatatttgagatagCTGTCAATGGATCGAATGATGAGAAGATATCAGTTGCGATGATTCTTTGTGGGGCCTCTCTAACTTGGGGTTGGAATATACAG GAACACGCTGCTGCCttcattattaaattattgaCTCCTCCAGCTCCTGCAGATTACTCAGGGAGTGACAGCCATTTGATAGGTTACGCTCCATTGCTGAATGTACTTATTGTTGGCATATCATCCTTCGACCGTCTTCAGATTTTCTCACaacatggcttg GTTCCCCAACTCGCGTGTTCACTGATGACAATCTGTGAGGTCTTTGGGTCATGTGTGCCCAATGTGGTGTGGCCTGCTGTAAAAGGGAAAAGAATCACTGCCCACGACGTGTTTTCAAATGCGTTTGTTCTTTTTCTAAGGTTGTGGAGGTTTAATCGTCCTCCTATTGAACATCGAGTAGGCAATACTTATCCAGTTCAATCCCCACTAACTCCTGACTACCTCCTACTGGTACGTAATTCTCACCTGGGATCTCCTGAAAATGTCCACTGGGTTCAAAGTAAAAGGAGACTGTCAGCAGTTGCAAATTCAGCATCTGCAGACCCCATATTTCTCAAGTCATTTCCCAAACTAGAAGTTTGGTTCTTGCAGCATTTTGCATGCATAGTTTCGACTCTCTCAGAGCTTGTTCAAGGGACCTCTGTTCATCAGATTGTTGATAAGCTTCTTAAAATTATGTTCAGTAATACTTATGAAGGAAGCCAGTCTCGGAATTCTGTTACTTCTGAGAGTAGTGGTTTCTCTGGACCTAAAAATGAAGATACCTTTCCAAGACTTAACGATCCTGCATGGGATATACTGGAAGCCATTCCTTTTGTTGCAGAGGCTTCTTTAAAAGCTTGTGCTCATGGAAAAATTTCTCCCCGCGAACTAGCTACAG GGATTAGAATTTTATGTGATTGTCTTCCTGCATCTTTGGCATCCATTACGAGCTACTTATCAGCTGAAGTAACCAGGGGTGTTTGGAAATCAGTTTCTATGAATGGAACTGATTGGCCCAGCCCTGATGCAAATCTATCTAATTTTGTGGAAGAGACGAAGAAAATTGTAGCATTTGCTGGTCTTGATGTCCCAAGCGTTATCTCAG ATGGAAGCTCTACGCCTACCCTTCCACTGCCCCTGGCTGCCCTGGTAAGCCTTTCCTTAACCTATAAAGTTGGTGACCATTATCTCCTTTTGGTTGGCCCAGCCCTGGAGTCCGTTTCTTCAGGTTGCCCATGGCCTTGCATGCCAATTGTAGCTTCTCTGTGGACCCAAAAGGCAAAACGTTGGCATGACTTCTTTGTAATCCGTGCATCTCGTACTGTCATTCTCCAAAACCCCAATTATGTAGTTAAACTTCTCGAAAGCTGCTTCACTGCCACAGTTCACTTAAATGCCTCCCCTGTTTCAAGCGAGGGAGGTGTTGGGGTCCTTCTTGGCCATGGAATTCAACCCCAATTCTGTGGATGGTCTCCTTGGATTATCTTTCTACTGGTCTGTCGAGAGATCAGAGAAACTATCTTAATTACAGAGAAGATTGTTTCTCTATTGATGCATTCTGTGAAAATAATAGCATGTAGTGGACTTCCTAGAGAGAGATTAGAGAAGTTGAAGACGACCAAGAATACAATGAGATCAGGACAGGTTTCACTTGCTGCCGCATTGACTAGGGTGAAACTTGTGGCTTCAGTTGGTGCTTCTTTGTCGTGGTTATGTGGAGGCATAGGTCTGATTCAGTCATTGTTTAGAGAAGTTCTGCCTTCTTGGTTTGTGTCTGCTCACAGTTCAGGGTTGGAAGGAAGGTCAGAAGGGATGATTGAAATGCTAAGGGGATCTGCTTTGGCACACCTTGCATTCACATGTGGCGCTTTTGCTTGGGGTATTGACTCAACATCAATGGCACCAAACTGGCGTCGAAGAATCCTTGGGAGCCACATGGAATTCATAGCAAGAGCACTTGATGGGAAGATATCGCTTGGTTGCGATGGGGCAACTTGGCGTGCCTATGTTTTGCAGTTTTTGAGCCTGATGATGGATTCCGCACCAACTTGGGTGCTGGAGGCAGATGTAGACGTCTTAAAGAGATTAAGTAGGGGTTTGATGCAGTGGAATGAGGGAGAGCTTGCTCTGGCTTTGCTTGGTATTGGTGGTTTTGCTACTATGGGTGCGGTTGCTGAGCTGATAATTGAAAAAGAGTGTTAA
- the LOC122300501 gene encoding pentatricopeptide repeat-containing protein At5g19020, mitochondrial: MIIPLRTKKSLSLPILIQNLKWVSTITFNPPQLPQDPEHHLRLFLDGTTDHNNPDYELSVVSALKSCSSLLAVSQGQQIHCLILKSGLGPNTFIRNSLINMYVKCGFFDDARSLFDSFSMLDPVSCNIMIAGYVKIGQLENARQLFEIMPGRSCVSYTTMIMGLAHNDCWREAVEVFKDMRSVGVVPNEVTLASVISAYAHLGGIWNCRMLHVLVIKLQLEKLVLISTNLLHMYCLCSSILEARSLFEEMPECNIVSWNVMLNGYAKSGHVDLARELFERIPEKDVVSWGTMIDGYVRVEWLNEALTSYRAMLHTGLRPNDVMIVDLVSACGRSMALPEGQQFHGVTIKTGFDCYDFIQATIIHFYAACGRMTLARLQFELGIKDHLASWNALIAGFIRNYMIDEARQIFNEMPKRDVFSWSTMISGYTHSEQPSVALELFHGMVACGIQPNEITMVSVFSAIATLGTLKEGRWAHEYICNNCIPLNDNLSAAIIDMYAKCGSISTALSVFYEIQEKASSVSPWNAIICGLAMHGHCNLSLKIFSNLQSRLIKPNSITFIGVLSACCHAGLVELGKGYFKVMKHVYNIEPDIKHYGCMIDLLGRAGKLEAAENIIRGMPMKADMVIWGTLLAACRTHGNVEIGERAAASLARLEPSHGAGRVLLSNIYADAGRWEDAFLIRRAMQIKRMKKSPGSSGIV; the protein is encoded by the coding sequence ATGATCATTCCTCTCAGAACCAAGAAGTCACTTTCTTTGCCGATTCTTATCCAAAATCTCAAATGGGTGTCCACCATAACCTTCAACCCTCCTCAGCTACCCCAAGACCCAGAACACCATCTTCGTCTCTTCTTAGATGGCACAACCGATCACAACAACCCAGATTACGAGTTATCAGTGGTGTCGGCGCTGAAGTCTTGCTCGTCCCTTTTGGCCGTCTCTCAAGGCCAACAAATCCATTGTTTGATCTTGAAATCGGGGCTCGGTCCCAATACTTTCATCCGGAACAGTTTGATTAATATGTACGTGAAATGTGGGTTTTTCGATGATGCTCGATCGCTGTTTGATTCCTTTTCTATGCTGGATCCTGTGTCATGTAATATTATGATTGCCGGGTATGTGAAAATCGGCCAGTTGGAGAATGCTCGCCAGTTGTTTGAAATAATGCCCGGTAGAAGTTGTGTGTCGTACACCACTATGATAATGGGTCTGGCCCATAATGACTGTTGGCGCGAGGCTGTTGAGGTTTTTAAGGATATGAGGTCCGTAGGCGTGGTCCCAAATGAGGTTACACTGGCAAGTGTCATCTCAGCTTATGCGCATTTAGGTGGGATTTGGAATTGCCGAATGCTCCATGTGTTGGTAATTAAGCTGCAGCTTGAGAAGTTGGTTCTTATATCGACGAATTTGTTGCACATGTATTGCCTTTGTTCGAGCATACTAGAGGCAAGAAGTTTGTTCGAGGAGATGCCTGAGTGCAATATAGTGTCGTGGAATGTAATGTTAAATGGGTATGCAAAATCGGGCCACGTTGATTTGGCAAGAGAGTTGTTCGAGAGGATTCCTGAAAAAGACGTGGTTTCGTGGGGTACAATGATTGATGGCTATGTACGAGTAGAATGGTTGAATGAAGCTTTGACGAGTTATCGTGCCATGTTACATACTGGATTGAGACCCAATGATGTTATGATTGTGGATTTGGTTTCAGCATGTGGCCGATCAATGGCATTGCCAGAGGGTCAGCAGTTTCATGGTGTAACTATAAAGACAGGTTTCGACTGTTATGATTTTATTCAGGCAACGATTATTCATTTTTATGCAGCTTGTGGCAGGATGACACTTGCTCGTTTGCAGTTTGAATTGGGCATCAAAGATCATCTTGCATCTTGGAATGCCCTCATTGCTGgatttataagaaattatatgATTGATGAGGCAAGGCAGATATTTAATGAGATGCCAAAAAGAGACGTATTTTCATGGAGCACCATGATTTCTGGTTACACACACAGTGAACAACCTAGTGTGGCTCTAGAACTCTTCCATGGAATGGTTGCTTGTGGTATCCAGCCAAATGAAATTACCATGGTGAGCGTTTTCTCTGCTATCGCCACGTTAGGCACATTGAAAGAAGGAAGATGGGCCCATGAGTATATATGTAATAACTGCATCCCTCTTAATGACAACTTAAGTGCAGCTATCATTGACATGTATGCCAAATGTGGGAGCATCAGTACTGCCTTGAGTGTGTTCTatgaaatacaagaaaaagCCTCTAGTGTCTCCCCATGGAATGCAATTATATGTGGGTTGGCAATGCATGGACATTGCAATTTGtctctaaaaatattttccaacTTGCAGAGCCGTCTTATTAAGCCTAATTCAATCACATTCATAGGAGTCCTAAGTGCATGTTGCCATGCTGGATTGGTAGAGCTAGGGAAGGGATATTTTAAGGTAATGAAGCATGTGTATAATATAGAACCAGATATCAAGCATTATGGATGTATGATTGATCTCCTGGGAAGAGCTGGGAAATTAGAAGCGGCTGAGAATATAATTAGAGGCATGCCCATGAAGGCAGATATGGTGATATGGGGCACATTATTGGCAGCATGTAGGACTCACGGGAATGTGGAAATTGGAGAGAGGGCTGCAGCGAGTTTGGCAAGGTTGGAACCATCTCATGGGGCTGGTAGAGTTCTTCTATCTAACatatatgcagatgcaggtagATGGGAGGATGCATTTTTGATAAGGAGAGCAATGCAAATTAAGAGAATGAAGAAATCTCCAGGGAGTAGTGGTATCGTATGA
- the LOC122300502 gene encoding probable uridine nucleosidase 2, giving the protein MSDATAARPKKIIIDTDPGIDDAMAIFLALRSPEVELIGLTTIYGNVYTTLATRNALHLVQLMSLKLLGELISLLL; this is encoded by the exons ATGTCAGACGCCACGGCAGCCCGACCAAAGAAGATCATCATCGACACCGATCCTGGCATTG ATGATGCAATGGCGATCTTTCTGGCATTAAGATCACCCGAGGTGGAGCTGATTGGACTTACAACTATATATGGGAATGTTTATACGACCCTGGCCACGAGAAATGCCTTACATTTGGTACAGTTGATGAG CTTGAAGTTGCTGGGAGAACTGATATCCTTGTTGCTGTAA